CGGAAGAGGAAGCGATCCGGCGCGCCAATGCTTCGAACTACGGATTGAGCGCGTATGCCTTCACCAACGATCTGCGCCGCGCGTTCCGGCTCATGGAACGCCTTGAGGCCGGGATGATCGGCATCAACGATGGCGTGCCGACCACGAGCCAGTGTCCGTTCGGTGGCGTCAAGCAGAGCGGCTGGGGACGGGAACTGGGGATCGAAGGCATGGAGGCTTTCCTGGAGACGAAACATGTTTCGCTGGGGGTCGGTTGAACGACGAATTACTAATGATGAATGCCGAAAGAATTTCGAATGTCGAAGCCCGAAGGGCTGGGATTCGTCATTCGGATTTGGATCATTTTTTCGTCATTGGTCATTCGACATTTTGTCATTGTCCGATGGAGCGGGACACGAATTGCGCGATGGCAAGTTCAAGGCTCCGCAGGAGCGTCGCCCCACCGAACTGCGCTTGCGGGCCTTAAGCTGACAGGATGCCGCGATGAATAAGCCCACGCTCAACTCCGCAACCTTGGCCCACGGACGCATCCTTCGAGAGCCAGTCGGTTTCGAGAATGGCTATTGGGTGGGCGCGCCGGGCGCATTCTACGCTGCCGACGAGAAGGCGCTCTATCTCACCTACCGGATTCGGCGCCCGCGCGGCGTTGCCCCGGATCGCGGCGGTGAGGCAAGGATTGCTCGTTCGACGGATTTCCAGAATTTTCAAGACGTGTGGTCCGTGACGAAAGATCAATGCCGGAGCGCTTCCATCGAACGGTGCGCGCTGCGGAAGGGACCGGACGGGCAGTGGCGCTACTTCGCCTGCTTCGTCGATCCGGCCGACGGCCGATGGTGCGTCGAAGTGATCGAGGCTCCGGAGATTCGGACGCTGGACCCGGCCTGCTCCCAACGTCTCTTTTCCGCTCAGCCGCTCGGCCTGGAAGGCGTGAAGGATCCATGGATACTGGAGGAACGCGGCACATTCCACATGTTCCTGAGCGTCGCCATAAAGACTCCCAAGACGCGCGATGGCTCGCACGCCACACTCGACATCTTCAACACGGGTGAGTGCGTTTCGGCAACCGGCCTGGCGATTTCCACGGATTTGGAAAACTGGGATTGGCAGGGGGTGGTGTTCGCGCCGGAAGGCAGAGGCTGGGACGCGTATTGCCGGCGGATCAACAGCGTGGTGCCGCACGAAGGAAAGTATTTTGCGTTTTACGACGGCAGCGCGAGTCATCTGGAGAATTACGAGGAGAAGACCGGATTGGCCGTCTCGACGGATTTGCGGAACTGGCGGTCGCTGACGCCGGAAGGCTCGTGCCTCGCCAGCCCGGAATCATCGCACTCGCTGCGGTACGTGGACGCGCCAGTGATCGACGGCTGCCTCCGGCTCTTCTACGAATTCGCCCGGGCGGACGGCGCGCATGACTTGCGTTGTGTTCGAGCGGATCTTGGCCTCGGTAGTTTCGCGAGGAAAGCCGACTGAAACCTAAACCCGAACCAGAAGAGAATGGGGAGCACACGCGCCCTCGCGTGTTCCGACTGGCGCCCTCGCCAGCCGGATCGTCGGCAGAAACCGTCTCGTCAAACATTCACTCTTTCGGACGGAAGACAGTGGTCGGCGGAGGCGCCGACCACTGCACGCGAGGGCGCGTGCGCTCCCCATCTTTTCATGTGCTTTCGGTTAACAAAGATGAGTATTCAGTATGCTCAAGGCTGATACGACATCACTGATAACTGAACACTCATCACTGATTACTGATTACTTCGGTTACACTTGCCGCGCTATGGATGCTGTGTTGCCACGTTACCTGAGCATCTCAGCTATGGAACTCGGCCGCGGCCACCGCGTCCGCATTCAAATCCTCGGCGGCATGGAGTCCGTTGCTCAGCACTTGGCGGAGGCGGTGTTTGGCGAAATCATGGAAGCTCAGCGGAACGGACGCGGCGCCACGCTGATCGTTCCGGTCGGTCCTGTGGACCAATTCCCGATCCTGGCAAAGATGATCAACGCGCGCAAACTCTCCTGCCACGAGACCGTCTTCATCAACATGGACGAGTATCTCACGGAGGACGACCGCTGGATTCCGCAAGAGCACCCGTTGAGTTTTCGCGGTTACATGCAGCGAGCTTTCTACGATCTGATCGATCCGGCGCTCGCTCCGCCGCCGGAGAATCGAGTGTTCCCTAACCCGCAGAATCTGGGGGCCATCCCGCAACTC
This genomic window from Verrucomicrobiota bacterium contains:
- a CDS encoding glucosamine-6-phosphate isomerase, with protein sequence MDAVLPRYLSISAMELGRGHRVRIQILGGMESVAQHLAEAVFGEIMEAQRNGRGATLIVPVGPVDQFPILAKMINARKLSCHETVFINMDEYLTEDDRWIPQEHPLSFRGYMQRAFYDLIDPALAPPPENRVFPNPQNLGAIPQLIEAHGVVDACFGGIGINGHLAFNEPTEPGESCSLEEFAARPTRVLNLSRETRTINSVTVGGEISILPKRAVTVGMKEILASRRLRFYCNRPWQSAVVRRALHGPVTPECPASLLRLHADAVLTVAEYVAAPPDIRLR